The proteins below are encoded in one region of Amycolatopsis magusensis:
- a CDS encoding class I SAM-dependent methyltransferase encodes MTAPKIFSEFTEGLNEINATEGSRAFSDSRSVRMKDTTSSVYDMAAAGSAKGDIWNWGMYDPVVAKEIAELIPGFGEFDTDGISEQLYYTALKAVPIEFGDYAGRSVLEVGCGMGEGLNFLSRIAGGGEFTGLDLSPRAIERATATLSRGRTLRYVQGDAEELPFGDGEVDVVINIESSHTYPDLARFLSEVSRVLKPGGYFSHIDVFTAKRLEVLRSLKGELPGLDWVHEQDLSPQVKAGIRRRLAPGSHFHRKLAEKRVPALARPIVKHSSAVIFGGVFAGHQDTAYIKLLRKLGVLPSGRHLEVESYRHHVAVKRA; translated from the coding sequence GTGACCGCACCGAAGATCTTCAGCGAATTCACCGAAGGCCTCAACGAGATCAACGCCACCGAGGGCTCGCGGGCGTTCAGCGACTCGCGCAGCGTCCGGATGAAGGACACCACCTCCTCGGTCTACGACATGGCCGCGGCCGGGTCGGCCAAGGGCGACATCTGGAACTGGGGGATGTACGACCCGGTGGTGGCGAAGGAGATCGCGGAGCTGATCCCCGGGTTCGGCGAGTTCGACACCGACGGCATCTCTGAGCAGCTGTACTACACCGCGCTGAAGGCCGTGCCGATCGAGTTCGGCGACTACGCCGGTCGATCGGTGCTGGAAGTGGGCTGCGGCATGGGCGAGGGGCTGAACTTCCTGTCCCGCATCGCCGGTGGCGGCGAGTTCACCGGGCTGGACCTGTCACCGCGGGCGATCGAGCGGGCCACCGCCACGCTGAGCCGGGGCCGCACCCTGCGTTACGTGCAGGGCGACGCCGAAGAACTGCCGTTCGGCGACGGCGAGGTGGACGTGGTGATCAACATCGAGAGCTCGCACACCTACCCCGACCTGGCGCGGTTCCTCAGCGAGGTGTCCAGGGTGCTCAAGCCGGGCGGCTACTTCTCGCACATCGACGTGTTCACCGCGAAACGGCTCGAGGTGCTGCGCTCGCTCAAGGGCGAGCTGCCGGGGCTGGACTGGGTGCACGAGCAGGACCTGTCGCCGCAGGTGAAAGCCGGCATCCGTCGTCGTCTCGCGCCGGGGAGCCACTTCCACCGGAAACTGGCCGAGAAGCGGGTGCCCGCGCTGGCCAGGCCGATCGTCAAGCACTCGAGCGCCGTCATCTTCGGCGGCGTGTTCGCCGGGCACCAGGACACCGCGTACATCAAACTCCTGCGGAAACTGGGCGTCCTGCCCTCGGGCCGGCACCTGGAGGTCGAAAGCTACCGCCACCACGTCGCCGTCAAACGCGCCTGA
- a CDS encoding TylF/MycF family methyltransferase, with translation MGESAMEDGRVLYLDLMKKVLTNVIYADPAQAADWYDGSGYEPEKRENGLDWPTTAHTMVGLKRLDNLQFCVERVLMDEVPGDFVETGVWRGGASIFTRAVLQAHGNTDRTVWLADSFQGMPETTDDSHPVDRYMALHKSNDQLAVSLEQVQANFRAYDLLDEQVRFLEGWFADTLPTAPIERIAVLRLDGDLYDSTMDALESLYPKVSPGGYVIVDDYVIPSCKEAVHDYRTRLAIDDEIVPIDASSAYWRRAA, from the coding sequence ATGGGAGAATCCGCGATGGAGGACGGCCGCGTGCTGTACCTGGATTTGATGAAGAAAGTGCTGACGAATGTGATCTACGCGGATCCCGCGCAGGCCGCCGACTGGTACGACGGCTCGGGCTACGAGCCGGAGAAGCGGGAAAACGGCCTCGACTGGCCCACCACCGCCCACACCATGGTGGGCCTGAAGCGGCTGGACAACCTGCAGTTCTGCGTGGAACGCGTGCTCATGGACGAGGTCCCCGGCGACTTCGTGGAGACCGGCGTCTGGCGTGGTGGCGCGTCCATCTTCACCCGCGCGGTGTTGCAGGCCCACGGGAACACCGACCGCACGGTGTGGCTGGCCGACTCCTTCCAGGGCATGCCGGAGACCACCGACGACAGCCACCCGGTCGACCGGTACATGGCGCTGCACAAGTCGAACGACCAGCTGGCTGTCTCGCTCGAGCAGGTGCAGGCCAACTTCCGCGCCTACGACCTGCTCGACGAGCAGGTGCGCTTCCTCGAAGGGTGGTTCGCCGACACGCTGCCGACCGCGCCGATCGAGCGGATCGCCGTGCTGCGCCTCGACGGCGACCTCTACGACTCGACCATGGACGCGCTGGAGAGCCTGTACCCGAAGGTCTCCCCCGGCGGCTACGTGATCGTCGACGACTACGTCATCCCCAGCTGCAAGGAAGCCGTGCACGACTACCGGACCCGGCTGGCCATCGACGACGAGATCGTGCCGATCGACGCCAGCAGCGCCTACTGGCGCCGGGCCGCGTGA